TAAACGGTATGGGACTATCCAAGACAAAGTATGTAGCCTACTAAACGCCAAACTAAAGAAAGTAAAAAATCCAGAACCTAGCCTATCATAATTTACGCGAAATGTGAGACACAATCCTAACTGCCTGCATATAGGTTCGCGGAAAGCTGCCTTTCAGCACCACTTTTTGGTCCACAAGGAAAGCTATTGAAGTGCGTAAAAAAGCGTATAGGCTTATTTCCCCATAAACAAATCATAATGTGGACTATGCTGAACGTCAGTTACGGCTTGGTTGAAAATGTTACTTTTTAATACCTTCTGTTTGGATAGCTTTCCAGCAATGCATCTACTTTCTCATGTAGCCTACTTGTTcatgaaatataaaaaaaatagttgTATATGCTATTTATAAAAgtaaattgtattgaaatagCCTAATCAAAAATCATTTTGAATTATAGAAGCATAAGAAAAACAGGAAACGTCGTTGTTGTaaataataaagtaaattgtttggGAACTTGGATGCATGGGTCTTCAAAATTAAACAATTGAAATGCTTATTCTATAGCTGGCAACACTCAAGACAAGTAAAAACTCCACAAGCTGCAACCAGTTGTGCTTGGGTGACTGTTTGTTCAGTGGTTGAAGTGGCACGCGCCTGGCGTACAGCACAGGAGCCTAGGTGAATACGACAAGCGAGAGGAGGCGTGGTCAGGTCCAGCGCGTGGGGCTGCCAATGTATTGAAAAGCCCGGTTACTGCCCTTTCTCAGGACTCAGTGCAGCCCGAGGAGTGTGCGAGGCAGGAGCCCAGAAGACTGCCCATTAAACAAGACTAAAGAGAGCATTAAGTCCCACGTGAACGCCACGAGCAGGACGCACTGCCACCTATCACTCCAAGACTTTGAGATTATTCTTCTACTCTTGTTTTATATCTTAAGCAATTTACAATGGACATCACAGCTAAGATGGAGATCAATGTTGGCCAGCAGCAGTTCATGCCACCTGCCTGTTTCTTTGCGGCAGCAGCTCAGAGCATCCAGCTCAGCCCAACCAGCAGCCAAGGCAGCGGCAAGTCAACATCCAAGGTGAAGAGGCAGCGCTCATCCTCTCCAGAACTGCTGAGATGCAAGCGGAGGCTGAACTTTGCCGGCTTTGGGTACAGCCTGCCACAACAGCAACCGCACGCTGTGGCGAGGAGGAACGAGAGGGAGCGCAACAGAGTGAAGCTGGTCAACAACGGCTTCGCCACTCTGCGTGAACATGTCCCCAATGGTGCAGCCAACAAGAAGATGAGCAAAGTGGAAACCCTGCGGTCGGCCGTGGAGTACATACGCGCGCTCCAGCAGCTTCTGGACGAACATGACGCCGTAAGTGCCGCGTTTCAGTCCGGGGTTCTATCGCCCACCATCTCTCAGAACTACTCCAACGACATGAATTCGATGGCAGGTTCCCCAgtgtcctcctactcctccgaCGAGGGGTCCTACGACCCCCTGAGTCCCGAGGAACAAGAGCTACTAGACTTTACCAACTGGTTCTGAGCATCTGCTTAGGTAAGAATTATATTATCCAAATCACAAATATTAGTATTGTTGTATATTCTTGTAGCTATGGTTTTACTGTTGTTTTCTATAAAACGTGAGCAACTGAATAACATTCCTGTTCTGTTTTGTCTGCACAGATATATGGTTCAAATCTATGAAACTCCCAGTTCGCGCTTGGAAGAGTCCCTGCGGAGTTCGCTTCCTTCACAAGATGCACAGAGATCTGGCCCGGTATGGTGGCTCACACGGTCCGGTTCAGTTAGCATTGGCCTTGCGCTACAAATGCTTATCTGGCCATTCTGAAGTGCCAAAGGACTTACGAAGGATGGCTCTGCTCTGCAGCGTTGGAAACGATACTTCCATGCATTCGCCCATGAAAACAAATTTGTTTCAAACGTGACTTTAATGCTTCACCATATacattatttaaaaatatttcTTTCAAACTATGCTAAACCCAATCAAAGAACAGCAACCCTCTTGGTTAACTTCTGTAACATTTGATTCAAAATGCTTCCACCTCTCGGATTTTATTATATGAAATTATATCAAACATGTTTGAAATATATTAAGATATTTTTGTATGTAAGAGATTTATAGATGTTTTGTACACAGTTTTGTATATATTTTGACAATATATTGATATGTTGCTTTATACCTCTTGCCTATTTAGACTTGTAGTCTATAATGCTCTGGAGCTGGCTATTCTGTGTATGGTTCATGAGGTCTCAAGTAAGAGTTTGATACTCTGCATTTTTATGTTAGCACCAATGTGTCTTATTTAATAGAAACATACATGTATTTTACCATGTCATGACGTCCACAATGATCAAAGGTTATGCAGCTATTGTCCAAACAGAGCACAATGGCTACGCATTGTATCTCTCTCTACTGCCAGCTCTACATTGCCTTTACTTCTATTGTTGGTTGAAAAGAGAAAAGCCTATAATCATATTTTCTACACTCTAATAAAACATTTTCTGAAGTAATCCTTATTCACATGTCGTTCTTTGCATGAAAGCCTACCATTAAGTCAGGTTTGACAACACTACAAAACGGAATAGGCATCAAGGGTGTTCGCCACATCTTAAAAAGAGCAGATATTAAGACAATTCTATTCTGATAAATCTCAGTGGGTATTCAAAAGATCTTACGCAGTTCCAACGTCACCATTTTGCACGGCACACTTTTACGCACCTCCTTCACTGCTTCTTATCACTGATATTTGAGTCTAAATTGTGTGTAAAATATCGTCTGTACGATAAATTGTCGAGACAAGCTCTGAAATGTAGATATCGCAGTGCCAGTTCTGTGCACTAGCTTTTGATCTTGCCAATATCATGGATAGGCCTACGACAGTAGGGATTCTATGTGCAGTGATAAGACAAACAACATTTACTCTGTGGGCCCTTTTCGCCAAATAACTCATAGCCTATAACATATACAGTACGGGTCCGAAAAACCTTTACTAGGACTATTGTGCTTGGTAAAAAGAAAACTCAGATACTGCATACTCCGCGAATATTGTGGAGAATGTTTTTGCATAAGCAATAAAAATTGGTTTATTCCAGACTTTAATAGTGAAAGTTTATCTTAATCCATGTTTGCACCAACTGATACAGC
The Osmerus eperlanus chromosome 17, fOsmEpe2.1, whole genome shotgun sequence DNA segment above includes these coding regions:
- the ascl1a gene encoding achaete-scute homolog 1a gives rise to the protein MDITAKMEINVGQQQFMPPACFFAAAAQSIQLSPTSSQGSGKSTSKVKRQRSSSPELLRCKRRLNFAGFGYSLPQQQPHAVARRNERERNRVKLVNNGFATLREHVPNGAANKKMSKVETLRSAVEYIRALQQLLDEHDAVSAAFQSGVLSPTISQNYSNDMNSMAGSPVSSYSSDEGSYDPLSPEEQELLDFTNWF